From Mastacembelus armatus chromosome 13, fMasArm1.2, whole genome shotgun sequence, one genomic window encodes:
- the LOC113125505 gene encoding cdc42 effector protein 3 produces MPAKTPIYLKTTTPKKGKKLKLRDVLSGDMISPPLGDVRHSAHVGPEGEGDMFGDVGFLQGKMDMLPSLSRTQNGHGRSHSVEGGVDEGFTVTQDSHNYAFNGYHYQHSSTGLLKTTISMPVFVAHEQAPPKPPRLHLDDPSPASLPSQQNHFHQHQQATDTGHKQANGDTRRQQHPTLSLCENGVVGRLASEPCRDVSLSPALRRLVPSSGSFSEVSSEDSMSETCGPLDVRRGLSLDSDAGLSNEDLRSERSESPCAVLHPTGLTASAGVSRSDSLVGLDLDLGPSILEDVLSIMDRYKTVDNRCEL; encoded by the coding sequence ATGCCAGCAAAAACACCCATCTACTTAAAAACTACAACTCCCAAGAAGGGAAAGAAGCTGAAGCTCCGTGACGTCCTCTCAGGGGACATGATCAGTCCCCCGCTGGGCGACGTGCGGCACAGCGCCCATGTGGGGCCTGAGGGGGAGGGTGACATGTTTGGAGATGTGGGATTTCTCCAGGGTAAGATGGACATGCTGCCCTCCCTGAGTCGGACCCAGAACGGTCACGGCCGCTCGCACAGCGTGGAGGGAGGTGTGGATGAGGGTTTCACCGTGACACAGGACTCACACAACTACGCCTTCAATGGTTACCACTACCAGCACTCCTCCACTGGCCTGCTGAAGACCACCATCTCCATGCCAGTCTTCGTCGCTCATGAACAGGCTCCGCCCAAACCACCACGCCTCCACCTGGACGACCCCTCTCCTGCGTCCCTGCCTTCCCAGCAGAACCACTTCCACCAGCACCAGCAGGCGACAGATACGGGCCACAAACAGGCGAACGGAGACACCCGCAGACAGCAGCACCCGACACTGTCGCTCTGTGAGAACGGTGTGGTGGGTCGCCTGGCATCCGAACCCTGTCGTGATGTCTCCCTCTCGCCCGCCCTCCGCAGGCTGGTCCCCTCCTCTGGCTCCTTCTCAGAGGTCTCCTCTGAGGACTCCATGTCAGAAACCTGCGGGCCCCTGGATGTTCGCCGGGGCCTCAGTCTGGACTCTGATGCCGGGCTGAGCAACGAGGACCTGAGGAGTGAACGCAGTGAGTCTCCGTGCGCTGTTTTGCATCCGACGGGTCTCACAGCCTCAGCCGGTGTGTCCCGGTCAGACTCTCTGGTAGGATTAGACCTGGACCTGGGCCCATCCATTCTGGAGGATGTCCTGAGCATCATGGACCGCTATAAGACTGTGGACAACCGCTGTGAGCTGTGA